TGGAACGCTCCGCGATCACGGTCGCCCCGCGCGATCTGGCCGACGAAGACAACCATCGGGGTCGAATCCTGCCGCGCCACGTGCAGCCCGCTGGACGCGTTGGTGGCCCCCGGTCCACGCGTTACGAACAGCACGCCGGGCCGACCGGTCACCTTGCTATGCGCTTCGGCCATCATCGCTGCGCCGCCTTCGTGCCGGCAGACGACATTGGGGATGCCCACGTCGTACAGCCCGTCGAGTGCCGCGAGAAAGCTCTCGCCCGGGACGGAAAAGACCCGGCTCACCCCCTGCAAGGCCAGTTGATCCGCCAGAATCCGCCCGCCGTGCCGTTCCATTCACCCCTCCGTCGCAAGCTTCGGGCGCACCCTGCGCGAAGCCTGCGCCGGGGGCAAGGCGCGGCTTGCACCGCCGCGCCCGTGCCTTAGGTTCTGGCGCGCAGCAACAGGCGAGACCCCATGGCACAGTATTCCCTCCTCGGCATTTCCGGTTCGCTCCGCAAGGAGTCGTTCAACACCAAGCTGATCCGCGAGGCCGCGCGCCTCTTCGACCCGGCCGAATTCGTGGAGGCGGACCTGCGGTTCCCGCTCTTCGACCAGGACCTCCAGGATGCGGAGGGTATCCCCGCGCCGGTCCAGCGCCTTGCCGACCAGATCGCGGCTGCGGATGCGGTGGTGATCTCGGGGCCGGAATACAACAAGTCGATCACCGGCGTGCTGAAGAACGCGCTCGACTGGGTGAGCCGTTGCGACGGCAACCCGTGGGCGGACAAGCCTCTGGCGATCATGGCCGCAACCGCGGGCCGGGCAGGCGGCGAGCGGACGCAATTCGCGCTGCGGCTCTGCATGGTGCCCTATCGCCCTCATATCCTGCAGGGGCCCGAGGTCCTGGTCGGGCAGGCCACGGACCAGTTCGATACGGACGGGCGGCTGACCAACCCGATCAACCTCAAGGCGCTGGAAGGCCTGATGGCGGCGCTGCGGTCCGAGATCGGCCGCTAGGCCGCGGCGTCGCCGCGTCCGGGTGCATCAGGCGCGATTGGCGACCTCGATGAGGTTGCCGTCCGGGTCGCGCAGGTAGAGCGACATGATGGGCGCGGTGGCCCCGGTGCGGGGAACCGGCCCCAACTCGACGGCGATCCCCAGCCCCTCCAGATGCACCTGCCAGTCGGCCAGCGGCGTTTCGGTGAGGAAACAAAGGTCGGCGCTTCCCGGTCGGGGCGCGGCGGCGTGCGGGGCTATCTCGGCGCCCGCGCGGTGCAGGTTGATCTTTTGGGCGCCGAAATGCAGGGCCATCCGCCGCCGCCCGTCAGCCCCCGCGAATGCCTCGGCGCGCATCCCGAGGGCGGCGGTGTAGAAGGTCACCGCCGCGTCGGGGTCGCGGACCGTGAGCACGAGGTGGTCGAGGGCTGTGATGGCCGGAGTCATGCGCGTTGCGCCTTTCGCGGGCTAAGGCTAGCGTCGCCACCATGCAAGAGGCGATGGACAGAACGCAAACCTTCCGCGACGCGATGGACCCGTCGCGGGCCGCGGCGCTTCACGCGACGTTGGGCCTCGACGGTCCCCCGCCCAAGGCGCGCGACGCGCTGCCCCCGTTCTTCCACCAAGTCTATTTCTGGGATCCGCAACCCGCGCCCGCGCTGGGCCGCGACGGCCACCCGGCGTTGGGCGGGTTCATCCCGGACATGGGCCTGCCGCGTCGTATGTGGGCCGGTGGGCGGCTGACCTTCTATGGACCGCTGCGGCTGGGCATGCCGGCCGAGAAGACGACCACCATCGCCGCCGTGGAGCGC
This genomic window from Rhodovulum sp. ES.010 contains:
- a CDS encoding VOC family protein — encoded protein: MTPAITALDHLVLTVRDPDAAVTFYTAALGMRAEAFAGADGRRRMALHFGAQKINLHRAGAEIAPHAAAPRPGSADLCFLTETPLADWQVHLEGLGIAVELGPVPRTGATAPIMSLYLRDPDGNLIEVANRA
- a CDS encoding NADPH-dependent FMN reductase — its product is MAQYSLLGISGSLRKESFNTKLIREAARLFDPAEFVEADLRFPLFDQDLQDAEGIPAPVQRLADQIAAADAVVISGPEYNKSITGVLKNALDWVSRCDGNPWADKPLAIMAATAGRAGGERTQFALRLCMVPYRPHILQGPEVLVGQATDQFDTDGRLTNPINLKALEGLMAALRSEIGR